A stretch of Candidatus Poribacteria bacterium DNA encodes these proteins:
- a CDS encoding phytanoyl-CoA dioxygenase family protein, which translates to MMTLNKLKKIPTGTPFEFGEHRFHFGEEIVELVDSAPLLNNSDALHRKMREDGYLFIRGFHPREEAEKAARWTLQAIAQNGGLKPDTPVEEGIIGETNQTFSFFRKTEVAHAKPILDVVDSQRTMQFYEEFLGGSVITFDKRWLRCMAKGGHNHFHYDSVYVGRGTQNRYTMWSALTDIGLENGPLVICLGSHQHNRLKSTYGATDMDRDLTEAVFSTDPREMVEKFGFTLATAHFQPGDVIIFGLYMMHSSAPNRSDRYRISIDTRYQLAHEEKDNRFFFREDGSWLGNFYSKDASYRPIEELRQEWGLE; encoded by the coding sequence ATGATGACATTGAACAAACTTAAAAAAATCCCAACGGGAACACCCTTTGAATTCGGTGAACATCGCTTTCATTTCGGCGAGGAAATCGTCGAGTTGGTAGATTCCGCGCCACTTCTCAATAATTCCGATGCGTTGCACAGAAAGATGCGAGAGGACGGATATCTCTTTATTCGAGGCTTCCACCCGCGGGAGGAGGCAGAGAAAGCCGCACGTTGGACATTGCAAGCTATTGCCCAAAACGGCGGGTTAAAGCCGGATACCCCGGTTGAAGAGGGTATCATCGGCGAAACGAACCAGACTTTTAGTTTCTTTCGAAAAACTGAAGTGGCACATGCCAAACCGATTCTTGATGTCGTGGATAGCCAACGAACAATGCAGTTCTATGAAGAATTCCTCGGCGGCTCAGTCATCACATTTGACAAGCGATGGCTTCGCTGCATGGCAAAGGGCGGACACAACCATTTTCACTACGATAGTGTTTACGTTGGGCGCGGCACACAGAACCGGTACACGATGTGGAGCGCATTGACGGACATCGGCTTGGAAAATGGGCCTCTCGTCATCTGCCTCGGTTCCCACCAGCACAATCGATTAAAGTCTACCTATGGCGCAACCGATATGGACCGTGATTTGACGGAAGCCGTGTTCAGCACCGATCCACGAGAAATGGTTGAGAAATTCGGATTCACGCTGGCAACGGCGCATTTTCAGCCAGGCGACGTTATTATTTTCGGGCTTTACATGATGCACAGCAGTGCTCCGAATCGCTCTGACCGCTATCGTATCAGCATCGATACGCGATACCAACTCGCCCACGAAGAGAAGGACAACCGCTTCTTTTTTCGTGAAGACGGCAGTTGGCTCGGTAATTTCTACAGCAAAGATGCGAGTTACAGACCGATAGAGGAACTCCGCCAGGAATGGGGCTTGGAATAA
- the proB gene encoding glutamate 5-kinase yields the protein MNLSSPIAHEPCNPAEQRACLSAVKRIVVKVGSSTISEGAHLNQDALHGLVHDLALVKEDGVEVILVTSGAIAAGWPRLGLKQRPQTLPRLQAAAAVGQIQLMAVYESLFRNYGQQAALMLLTRDDFSNRERYTRMNDTLRALLHLGVIPIINENDTVAVDEIRVGDNDTLSAYVTNLAQAQLLVILSDQAGFYTADPRHDPNSELIHTVTALSEGVWKAAGHAGTTSGTGGMVTKLQAADIVTGSGEMMVLAYGQEPLVVTRLLKGELLGTLFLPNSRISGRKRWIAYSRPPKGRLFVDNGARDALVRGGKSLLPAGIRRVEGNFDYSDTVSCLTENGTEFARGLVNYNSAETAKLAGKHTKHIETILGYRDYDEIIHRDNLVLLD from the coding sequence ATGAATTTGAGTTCACCTATAGCCCACGAGCCATGCAATCCCGCTGAACAGCGCGCCTGTTTGTCAGCCGTGAAACGCATAGTCGTAAAGGTTGGCAGCAGCACCATCTCGGAAGGAGCACACCTCAACCAAGATGCCCTCCACGGGCTCGTCCACGACTTAGCACTCGTTAAAGAGGACGGTGTGGAGGTGATTCTCGTCACGTCCGGGGCAATCGCCGCAGGCTGGCCCCGACTCGGTCTGAAACAGCGTCCACAGACGCTACCGCGTTTACAAGCCGCCGCCGCTGTTGGACAGATCCAGTTGATGGCGGTTTACGAGTCGCTATTCCGTAACTATGGGCAGCAGGCCGCACTCATGCTCCTCACGCGCGACGATTTCTCCAATCGGGAACGCTACACCCGCATGAACGACACCCTTCGCGCCCTTCTCCATCTCGGTGTGATTCCAATTATCAACGAAAACGACACCGTCGCCGTGGACGAGATTCGGGTCGGTGATAACGATACCCTCTCTGCCTACGTAACGAACCTCGCCCAAGCACAACTTCTCGTTATCCTCTCAGATCAGGCTGGTTTCTATACAGCAGACCCCAGACACGACCCCAACTCGGAGTTGATACACACCGTTACGGCACTGTCGGAGGGGGTCTGGAAAGCCGCTGGACACGCTGGCACAACGAGTGGGACTGGCGGGATGGTGACGAAATTGCAAGCCGCTGATATCGTCACCGGGTCCGGAGAGATGATGGTGCTGGCATACGGACAGGAACCGCTTGTCGTGACGAGACTCCTAAAAGGTGAGCTTCTTGGAACGCTATTCCTTCCAAATTCCCGCATCTCTGGCAGGAAACGGTGGATCGCCTATTCACGTCCCCCAAAAGGTAGACTCTTTGTGGATAACGGCGCACGGGATGCCCTCGTGCGCGGGGGCAAAAGCCTACTCCCTGCTGGCATCCGACGCGTTGAAGGTAATTTTGACTATAGCGATACCGTCTCGTGTCTCACCGAAAACGGCACGGAATTCGCACGCGGTTTAGTGAACTATAATTCCGCAGAAACTGCCAAACTCGCAGGAAAACACACAAAGCACATTGAGACGATCCTCGGCTACCGCGATTACGACGAAATCATACATCGGGATAATTTGGTACTACTCGACTGA
- a CDS encoding glutamate-5-semialdehyde dehydrogenase, whose translation MNGNIQQLIQSQARKAKSAMRVLSRSSADVRNHTLLAMAESLQNSKDKIQEANRIDLEEGEKTGLAAPLMQRLLLDDQKIERMVDNLRQVAALPDPIGEIISMGERPNGLKIGTVRVPIGVVAVVYESRPDVTVEVSALCIKSGNGVILRGGSEAIHSNATLADILSKTAAAEGLPDAIQFVNTTDRQAVYELIQLPDDVDLIIPRGSNEFVQFLMKKSDVPVLGHADGICHIYVDEAADLNMATKICMNAKVGYKVAVCNAVETLLVHTDTAESFLPILCDKLHGADVEIRGCERTQQIYPTAKPATEEDWRTEYLDYILSVRVVDDIDTAIEHIETYGSHHSDAIITESYSAAQRFLKEVDSAAVYVNASTVFTDGYEFGLGAEVGISTQKLHSRGPMGLEGLTTYKYIVYGDGQVRE comes from the coding sequence ATGAACGGAAACATTCAACAACTGATCCAATCACAGGCACGAAAGGCAAAATCGGCGATGCGTGTTTTATCGCGAAGCTCCGCCGATGTCCGAAATCACACCCTCTTGGCGATGGCTGAAAGCCTACAGAATTCCAAAGATAAAATTCAGGAAGCAAATCGCATTGATCTCGAAGAAGGCGAAAAAACCGGACTCGCTGCACCCCTCATGCAACGCCTCCTCCTCGACGACCAGAAAATCGAACGGATGGTAGACAACCTTCGCCAAGTCGCCGCACTCCCCGATCCGATCGGTGAGATCATCAGTATGGGGGAACGTCCCAATGGGCTTAAAATTGGCACCGTCCGTGTCCCTATCGGTGTTGTCGCCGTCGTCTATGAGTCGCGTCCCGACGTTACTGTTGAGGTGTCGGCACTCTGCATCAAATCTGGAAACGGGGTTATCCTCCGAGGCGGCTCCGAAGCCATTCACTCCAACGCCACACTCGCGGATATCCTCAGCAAGACCGCCGCTGCAGAAGGCCTACCAGATGCAATTCAGTTTGTTAACACGACTGATCGGCAAGCCGTGTATGAACTCATCCAATTGCCGGACGACGTTGACCTCATCATCCCACGCGGTAGCAACGAATTCGTCCAGTTTTTGATGAAGAAATCCGATGTCCCGGTGTTAGGACACGCCGATGGCATCTGTCATATCTACGTTGATGAAGCCGCCGATCTCAATATGGCTACCAAAATCTGTATGAACGCGAAAGTTGGTTATAAAGTTGCCGTCTGCAATGCCGTGGAGACCCTCCTCGTCCATACCGACACTGCTGAGAGTTTCCTTCCCATTCTCTGTGATAAATTACACGGTGCGGATGTCGAAATCCGCGGATGCGAACGAACGCAGCAGATTTATCCCACAGCAAAACCCGCAACCGAAGAAGACTGGCGGACAGAATATCTCGATTACATCTTATCCGTTCGAGTGGTAGACGACATAGACACCGCCATTGAGCACATCGAAACCTACGGCTCGCACCATTCCGATGCAATTATCACCGAAAGTTACAGCGCAGCGCAACGGTTTCTCAAAGAGGTGGACTCCGCCGCAGTCTATGTCAACGCCAGCACTGTCTTCACCGATGGCTATGAATTTGGATTAGGGGCTGAGGTCGGGATTAGCACCCAAAAACTCCACTCCCGTGGCCCGATGGGACTTGAGGGGTTGACGACTTATAAGTATATCGTTTATGGAGACGGTCAGGTCCGCGAGTAG
- a CDS encoding metallophosphoesterase, with translation MFYKQWNCAVLIAILMLYSIGSSVAANSTATGTVFLDTNGNQVKDDNEQGLSGVRVSNGQDIVKTDANGQYSLTVSDDTILFVIKPRGFMTPVDENRLPRFYYIHKPHGSPEGLKYAGIAPTGPLPESVDFPLTEQPEADTFKVLVFGDTQPYNMQEIEWLAHDVVEEIIGIDAVFGISLGDLVGDDLDLFHPLNEVMATVGIPWYNVHGNHDMNFLATDDRYADETFERVYGPACYSFDWGPVHFINIDNVYFHRDEEDKPRYLSEVGERQLTFIRNDLAFVPKDQLVVVSLHIPLTEMRDVKKLMNLLGDRPYTLSLSAHTHVQRDDFVGPEHGWHGDAPHHHHNHATTSGSWWRGALDEIGIPHTTMRDGAPNGYGIFTFSGNQYSIRFKAARRPADYQMNIWAPWEVASTETEKTEVIVNVFGGTKRSTVEIRLGEVGEWRPMTYMPQEDPYYKALKARDDTDHLERKLHIDLRETLKPQLKEDSELPQRGRALSGITKSSHIWQTTLPANAPKGTHVIYVRTTDMFDQTFTGRRIIRVQ, from the coding sequence ATGTTTTACAAGCAATGGAATTGTGCGGTTCTAATCGCCATCTTAATGCTTTACTCGATTGGAAGCAGTGTAGCAGCAAATTCAACCGCAACCGGCACTGTATTTCTGGATACAAACGGAAATCAGGTGAAGGACGACAATGAGCAAGGATTGTCTGGCGTTCGCGTCTCAAACGGGCAGGATATTGTAAAAACCGATGCCAATGGACAATACTCGCTCACAGTCAGTGATGACACCATTCTCTTCGTCATTAAGCCCCGTGGGTTTATGACACCCGTCGATGAAAATCGTCTCCCGCGGTTTTATTACATTCACAAACCGCACGGTTCACCAGAAGGACTGAAGTACGCCGGCATCGCACCCACCGGTCCTTTACCGGAATCGGTTGATTTTCCGCTCACTGAACAGCCCGAGGCGGATACATTCAAGGTCCTCGTCTTCGGGGATACACAACCCTATAATATGCAAGAGATTGAGTGGTTAGCACACGATGTGGTTGAAGAAATTATTGGCATTGATGCAGTGTTCGGAATCAGCCTTGGCGATTTGGTAGGCGACGATTTAGACTTATTTCACCCACTTAACGAAGTGATGGCTACCGTTGGGATACCGTGGTACAACGTCCACGGGAACCACGATATGAACTTTCTTGCCACGGATGATCGGTACGCCGATGAGACCTTTGAGCGTGTTTATGGACCCGCGTGCTATTCATTTGATTGGGGACCCGTCCATTTCATCAACATCGATAACGTCTATTTTCACCGCGACGAGGAGGACAAGCCGCGCTACTTGAGTGAGGTCGGAGAACGACAGTTGACGTTCATTCGAAATGACCTCGCTTTTGTGCCGAAAGATCAGCTCGTCGTTGTATCCCTGCATATTCCGTTGACTGAGATGCGTGATGTGAAGAAATTGATGAATCTGCTCGGCGATCGACCGTATACGTTATCCTTGTCAGCGCACACGCACGTCCAACGGGACGACTTCGTCGGACCGGAGCACGGTTGGCATGGAGATGCCCCACATCACCACCACAACCATGCAACCACCTCAGGCTCGTGGTGGCGGGGCGCGCTCGATGAAATAGGTATTCCCCACACAACTATGCGCGATGGCGCACCGAACGGATATGGTATCTTCACATTCAGCGGGAACCAATATTCAATTCGGTTTAAAGCCGCCCGGCGTCCAGCGGACTACCAGATGAATATATGGGCACCCTGGGAAGTCGCGTCGACAGAAACTGAAAAAACAGAGGTCATCGTTAACGTTTTTGGAGGCACTAAACGCTCAACGGTTGAAATCCGTCTCGGCGAAGTCGGAGAATGGAGACCAATGACCTATATGCCTCAGGAAGATCCATACTATAAAGCACTCAAGGCACGGGACGATACGGACCATCTTGAGCGGAAACTGCATATCGACCTTCGAGAAACACTGAAGCCACAGTTGAAGGAAGACAGCGAACTGCCACAAAGGGGACGAGCACTTAGTGGGATCACAAAATCATCGCATATCTGGCAAACGACACTTCCAGCGAATGCCCCCAAAGGAACGCACGTCATCTACGTCCGTACAACCGATATGTTCGATCAAACTTTCACGGGACGCCGAATCATCCGAGTGCAATAG